The window AGTTATGGCATCATATAAACTCGGAGCCATAAACACAACTAAGTCTCTAAGTTGATGCTCATCTGATTTCGTGACAGTGAGGATAGCATGTATTCCATCTCCTCTGTGACATGATAATGCCACTTCATCTTCAAGTTAACGAGGAGATTTATCACATTTTGACAGATGCAAATGTCAGGAAAGCCACCAAGGCTGCTGTGCAATCTATGTAACAACTGATATGCCTTCCATTTGAAGTCTGCTTGACCATCAGGGTTGAGTCCAAGTGTATAGGGTTTGTTCTGCAGAACATTTCCCTCAtggatactgttgcaacaactgCTGCTGGAGCCGGGTTAAGGGCTCTAGATATACCCCAATTAACCACTATTGATCGGCAATGGGTAATCAAGAGCTCTTGTTTAAGGCGCCACCAGCCATCCATCGATATTTCGTCTCCATTATCTGAAGTATCTTCAGTACATATCAATCTTCGCGTATGTCAATCAAAACTGAGTATCTTACATTATAAGTCTATAGTCACTCATCGTTTGTGAGGATCGAAAATGAGTACATAGAACGCATTTGGGTAGAATTGATGTTGGATACGTGTCGTACGAACAATACTAGCGTGTAGATTGTAGTATGGGTTCAATGAGTACACAATCTTCTTGAGCTATGGAGCTGATTAGCCCCTGAGGAGAAGTGATACTCTATCTAGCTCTCCCATTGTTCTAGTGACGTTAACGAAGCCAGGTAATTATGTATGCATACAAGTTCAAAGTTACCATGGAGATTGAGTTTCTCCGCATGTAGTTTGTTTTGATACCAACAACAAGTTCTAAGTGCTAAACTgatcatctttcaaaacaatatttcaaatattgtaTATGATGTAGGAGTATTGAAAACCTGAATCTAAGGATGCCCAAACATATattctgtaatttttttcaaatagttCAAGTCTTTGCGAGATTGAtcattttcggtaacatttttctttttagaCCACCTTCACCAGCAATGGAAGGAACACCATGGAACCAGTTGTCGAGCGTGTCTACATCGGCCAGAGAGTCAGTCTGAGTAAAGGGGATATCGTTCAGGCCAACCTGCTTTATAACTGCCCGAGTAAGCTTCTTGTTATGAATCTTATGCATTGAAGACCACTGGTTCATTCACTCAAAAAATTTAGTTTAAGATATTCCAGTTAAAGTGTAGTGGACGTCAACAGGACACTCTCTCTAATGCAGTATTAGAGACACTGATTTTGATCCCAAAGTGGTTATTTGCATTCTCCTGTTTGATATTCCCTCAAACATTTGCCATTGCCTctgtaataaggacacctctctgtcaaggacagcatttgtcaatccAAATGTTGtcccttaacagagaggttgaaATCCTTTGCCAATGCCATACAGGAGTTAATGTGTTGTTTTTCTCTTCAGAACCCAACTGCAATATTGAATTTCATGAGAGCAAAGGCAACTTCTCCTCTCCCAATTACCCCATGTATTATTACAAGGAGCACACATGTACATGGGTTGTCCACACACCGAAAGGTCAGCACATCCTTTGTCATCTTTTCCATTACCTTCTTTACACTTAACCATTATTCGCTACCTTATATTAAAATTGCAAAACATTACTTCCTGAGCGATCAGGTTCAAGAGTCAAGCTTAAAGGGGAACATTAGGCAGAATTCAAGGGTCAAATTCAGATGTCAGATGGGAGAGACCTCTATAGGTTAGTTTGTGTAACCTAATCTGACCAACGCAGCTTCTACatatagactccctttaataTTGCATCTAAGAACGGGATTTTGTTGGCAAGATAGGAAATTGGCAGCGACTACATCTATTGGGAACTTTGTGATTTTATTTCTTATACTTTGTTCCAGGTCATTCCGTCAAACTGAACTTCCAAGACTTCCAGCTGGAAAAGTCCGATAACTGTACATTTGATTTTATCGAGCTGCGACTGGGTACGAGCAAGAAGGGCAAGCCTCTAGGTCGACTGTGTGGAGTGGGCCAACCAGGGATCATCAAGGCCTGGGACAGCATGTGGATACATTTCTCTAGCGATTCTTCCATCATGCTCAAGGGGTTCAAGGCTTCCTTTGAAATAGGTAAAGAACGTGGTGTGTCCATTTTTTGTTAAGCCATTTGCAATCCTGTTTATGGATTATCAATCGAGGTATCCATGGCAGTGGCGGACTTAGGAGTTTACTCAAACTTTGTGGTGTCCTCTTTTTGAGTTTAAAATCTGATCTGCAAAAAGGCTCACTTTTCAGGACAAGCGAAAACAGGTGTTCATACAGTACTTGTGTGTTGCATCGTAaacctttttcatttttctgcAGCACCAGACGACATCAACCTTGGTGATCCACTGATGATGGCAGATGATTTCGAACCAGAAGGTAGCGGCAGTGGAGCAGGGTATACCAAGGCGAGCTTTGACCCTAAAAGTCACAAGTTTGAATACGAAACAGGTAGGTTGGATGAAggacaaaatatttttggattcCACAACCTAAAGTACTTTGCATTTCAAAGTCTAGTATTTATTTCATGAATACCTTTTGACAATGTTTCCTCAACAATTATCTCAAGAAATGGCGGAAATATGGGTTTTATCAATTTAAACCGTCAAAAGAGTTAATTGTGCCAATGAACTTACCACCATGAAATGCGCTTTCTACTTGTATTTATCACAAAATTGTTTTGAGTTTGttggaaattttgtttttcagattgTCATCAAACACTCAGGTCACAACATGGTACTATTGAGTCTCCACTTGCTCTGGCAATGTCTCCCTCAGCCGTGGAGTGCAGGTGGACCATTTCAGCGGGTAAGTGGAAGTCAGCTGTaacttttaaaggggtacgccattcacAATTACTGGGGGCTCAGGAAAGTAGAAATggagttatacacaatgccgtagtgcattAATCATGCATGCTaattagctgaaacttggtatctatagtacatgtatttgtgtatctgtctTAACAATGACAATGCTGAAATATATATTTGAGCGTCAGGCTTGTGAAATTGCTATTTACGTATGCATGAAGCATCAATTAAGTCGTATTCCCTAATCATTCCAGGACCAGAAGCCAGTGCCATCTATCTGAAGATAGATCACAGTTACAGTCGCGTTGAAGGAGAATCGTGTGTTGGAATCATTCGAAAGAGAACGAAATACAGGAAGAAGTTTAACACACCAGATGTGTTTGATGGGCAAGGTGTTAATTTAGAAAGGTAAATCTCACAAATAAAGACTTTATTCAGTTGAAAGTCAAATTGAGAATTGCGATGAGCCATAGAGATGTTAAAAGTGGGTTACTGGTTGGTTAATTCAAGTTGTGTCCAATGGTCTATTTAAAGATTTGTCACATAATCTTGATAGAATGAACTTCCATCCAAATTCTGACGGAGACTGAGAATTAAGTGTTCactttcatattttcttcagcTACGAGCCTCATCCATATGACTGTGGCGCCCCCAATGGTGATAAGATACAACTAAACACAACCGAGGCTGTCATCATGTGGTCTTCCAAGTATCATTATGGATTCAAGCTCAGTTATGTCATAGGTGAGATTAGCTGTCACTCCAATTAAAAAGCAATTAAGACAATGTACATCAATCATGCTTAACATTCATTCCTAATTGCCTGCATGTACTATCAAAACTTTATGAGGGCTAGTCTTTTTCAGTTCTTAGTTCTATCAATTAAATTTATATGAAGAATCAACAGAACATAATTCTAAGAGATGGAGGAAATAGCTATTTGTGCGAGTCTGATATCCAACTTGCCTGTTAAAAACATTGAGTGATGCTTGAATTAGTCCCTGTGACCAGCCGGTCTTTGGTTCTGTTTCTACTGTATGTTTTCTTGTAGGCAGATTACAATGAGTGCCGCATGAACCAGTCTCTGTGTGACCACAAGTGTGTCAACACAATCACAGGGTACCGATGTGTCTGCCAGTCAGGCAATAGACCAGATAAAGACCAGATAAAGTGTCTGCCGAAAAGGATAGAATATGCTGGTTAGTAGGATAAAggtttttaaaatagatgtagtACAGTACATGTGAGCCGACAAACCTTTGGATCCAATTACAGATGCTTTAATCTCAGGCCAAAGGATCAGAAGCAGCTTCAGAATCTTAGATTTAGAGTTGGCTGTCAGTTGCCATCACATACATATACAGTTTCCTATGCATGTCCTTTGACAAGGCACTTAAAGCTGTCAAGTCCCATCAAATAAGAGCGATTTGATTAATACTGGCCAGGACGATTTTTCCATACACctgaaaatcactttgacaTGAGAAGTTGTATTGAATCGAATTTTACTTTTGGTTTTCAGATAAATGTCGCTCGACACTGCGGGACATCCGTGGTAAGATCCACCTTGAAAACACACAGTTTGAAGAGTGTGGATTTGAGATCAATCTACCGGCACACTACAGGATATTTCTGACTTTCTCACAGTTCAATATCCCATACACAGAGAACTGTACCAAACACTTCATGATGGTCTATTCTGGTAGCGAACATGTGAGTACCAAATTGGCAAATTTCTCTCAAAACAGTACATTTTGACACTTCTTCTTTGAGTTTTTGACAGTTGAGCTTTTACAAAATTCTTATTTCAATTGATTTAATGTTGTTCATTTTCAGAATACCAAAGGTCGCTACTGTGGTACAGAAAGCCCCGGAGTACTGACAACACCAAACGGCTACATCGGGATCAGAATTCACGTGGACTTGCAGGATATACCACACATGCCCTACTTCACAGCAAGTTATATAGCTCACCAGACGTACGACAAAGGTAGGTCCGAGCTGCTTTGATAAGGTGCCCGTTTCCAGGCATGATATGTGCCGATTTTGGCAATTTGGTCAGTAGACTCAGCACCCCTGAAGAGACATAAGAGAATTGAAAGTTCCTTGTTAGTACGTCACATCAAATGCAGAAGGGGTTTAAATATTttcgtaagtacatgtacaatggaccAGTTATCTTTTCAGAGGCCTGTTTCCACCGTCTTCGGGGTGGAGGGAACTTCACATCGCCAAAGTTCCCCTCAAAATACCACTCTCATACTCTCTGCATCTGGAAGCTGACCGTGCATGGTGACCACGTGGTGAGGTTACACTTTAACGTGCTGGATGTTGAGCGTACAAAGTTGTGCCATTACGATTACGTGGAGGTACGCGACGGAAGGAGGCGGACATCCCCGTTCATTGGACGATTCTGTGGGAAGGAGATTCCAGAAGACGTCTTGTCAACAGGTATGTATCTTTGGCAATCACAAGTGCATGTGATGCAAGCAAATAGATTGGCATCTCGTTTTCCACTGGTGCATCATTTGGCATTGACCTTATTGGCATACATTGTAAGCATCCAAGAGGAAAGAGGCATGTGCACAATGCAGCAGTTGTTATTTTATCAGGATGAAGATGGCAATTTATGCCGTAGATTAAAACATGAAAGTTGGATAACCTGACTAGGACCACATAGCTTTGTTTGACATAGAGATATCAATGATATCTTATTTAGTGTTTATCAccaagaggaagaagaaaaagaagaagatgaagagaaCTTGTTTATTATATTAAAAGGTCTTTGGTTAATTCTCCCATTCATTAAACTCTTTCAGGCAAACATATGTGGGTGATGTTTATCAGTGATGGATCACATTCTGGACGTGGATTCTCAGCTGAATTCATGCCGCATAAACTCAATACCACTAGCAAGACCAATCCCGATGCTACAagtcaccatggcaaccacCGAAATCCAAAGAAAGAGTCGCAGGAGGATGCAAATAATTGGCATCTCAAAACAAATAGGTACGAGATGAGTACACAGGAGACATCTACGGAGGAGTCAGAGGTAACTGAGCAGACACCAGTTACCACGGTGACAGAgccagttaccatggtaacagagGCAGCAGAAGTCACAGTCACTGACTCAAAGAAGGagggaaggagaagaagaaacagAGTGTCAAAGGGGTCAACTAGAAAAGTTACTACGGTATCTAATGAAGATGTTACCATAGCAACAGGgagtcctggggacattgtgacGACAGAAAGTGTTGGAGATTTAGTGGAAGTGAAAGAAACTGTTAGAGACACCAGCCATGGTTTGCAGACTAACAGTGATTTGACAGTAGGGATAGAAATGGCTGAAGACACTGTAGATGAGACTGAAAATGCACACACAACAGACTTTGAACTTTTAGAGGACAGACCTCAGTCTCAAAAGAAGGCTAACCATATAGCCGGTTCTGAGAATGTAGGGGAGCATGTATTAAGCACGCAATCAACAGGTACTATTCAGGGTCAGATTAGGAAGGAATCGACAGTTGAAGATGTTTCGTCAGGAGATGGTTCATATCATGTGAATGTTAAAGCAGGGTTTACTAATACTCCAAGTCCTGATTTTGTTAAGTTGATTTCTAGCAGGTCCAGAGATTCGAGTCGTGTTCCGGATCGTGATGTggtaaagaagaagaaggctTCAAAGGGAAAGGGTAAAAAGAGGAGGAAGGGTCGAAGGCGGGGTAAGGCCACGGGTCCTAAGGTTAAAGAGGTGAGAGAGAGGCGTAGAGAAGGTTCTGGTACTGGAGGTGACAGGGCACACAAAGAAAATGATATTGACCAAGATACAAATGGTGCTTCGAGTGAGATTTGAAAGGTTGGAGTTGGATGAGCAACGGTGCAAAATTGAATGTGTAGCTTGAGTTATCTAATATTTATCATGTTTGTAGGGCATTATAAATATGCAACAGGAACGGGTAAAGAAATTATTTAATAAGAAAGTGCTTTTGCTGACCACATTTCTCTTTTCCTCACCCGTGGTGACTACTAACAGTGTAACCCTTTAAAACTACGTAATAGTGTAGGTTTTTGCATCAGCATGGTCAGATAGTCTTCTGACTAGGAGCAGGATTGTCAACTTCTCTCATTTATTTTACGGAAGAATTTCAGTCCTAGGATAGCAAATTCATGTACTCTATAGGCCTATCATATAATGGACTTTCTGACGATGTGTATTTACTTGTACACTATAATGTTAGAACAACTTTTTAGTTAGAACAACTTTTTTACTTTTGTACAATCACACATTTTCTTGATGTTGTTGCAATGTTCAAAACAGACTTTATGGTAACTGTCATGTGTTAATCAGGGGGCTGAATTAGATTAGATGTATATCGAACACACTAAGACCAATTCTAGTCTTCGCACCAAATATTTGACAAGCCATTGCGTTGTAGCggtggtgtacatgtatatgcactcCAAAACACTTAACTTTTAATATAAGCACATGTGTTGATATATGCACTTATAGAGTTTATGACGTTTTAAGAATTGAGAATAACAGAGATGATCAAACTGAATAAAATCAGAAGAAAAAGCATACTGGTGTCTGATGCTCTGCAGTGGACCAATATTTGTTGTCTTTCGGCTGTTTAATATGGCAATTTATGGCAAAGAGAGTTTAAAGTACGATTCACACCCAATTTTAGAAAGAAACAAGCCAAGTGAATAAATTTTGGATGAACCTTGCACTATATATGTCTCTGTGTATCCCTTGTATGAATAAATGTGCACATATGAGATATATCATTCTTTTTCAACTCATTTCGTCGACTTGTGCTGATATTTGTTTGTCAAAGCAGAAGAAACCTCCGAAGGTGCTATTGCCTTGACaatatcatcatcctcatcactaCTGGCGTCGTAACCCCATTGGATGAGGTGAAGCAGTTTCTTTGTCCTTGTCTAAATTATTGGAGTACCACTCTTCCACCTGAACAAATGGCAAGCTCATTTGAGCGACACAGCGTACTCATGTACACAGATTTTCTTGAACCATCCTTGGCCCCCCCCCCTGTAATACACACAAATTAACAATAGCTCCTCATGGCAAGATGCAAACTACAATATAAACACACAAAGTATTCTCTTAACATGCTTTTATTAATTTCTTATGCTCTTGCATACTTATGATTCTGAACCGACTCCGCAAAACAATTAAACTTGAACGGCACATAAAACTGGCCACCTCTTAAAACTTCACAGAGGAGAAGGGCCGAGTTTCTGACAGCCCGTGTAACCTTATTGCTTtctccatatttcagtgtttgtatatcatatttcagtgtttgtatatcatatttcagtgtttgtatatcatatttcagtgtttctataCAAAAGACAActggagagaccatgactttccAGGAGGGGGAAACACAGGAAAACGTGTCCATCTGTCTTTTAgcattcccaaacaatgaggggaacacTCAAAAAACAGAAATATATTACACTGGGCCAGCACTAATCAATAGTTACAGAGTTTGTGGCACAAATACATCATAAAATGGCACAGACATGTACACTAATTGAATAAAAATCACAATGTGCTTTAAGTAGTTTTCATACtccaattacagtagaacctctctattaaggacaccctcgggactgacaagtgctgtcctcaatagagaggtgtcctgattagagagattaaattgaatggaaacaaccaatttgggaccaaacctagtgtccttaattgagaggttgtccttaatagagaggtgtccgctaagggaggttccactgtatacatttCTGTGGCGTTTCTGTATCAAACATGACCAATAATCTAATAAGCCAAATCTTGAATTGCATAGAATGGATAATCTCAAAGTGAAAAAGTGTAATCTCCAAGTGAAAAGCAGTTCTTTAACCATTTGTTGTGGGTGACATGTAGGATGACGTGCATAACACGTCATGTACTAAACAATTATTCATGGGGTGCAACCTCTCTAGTTTGATCCAGATACTACAGATGTTGACACTCTTGAAATTATTTGCACAATCGGATAAATGTCGACACTGCTTAGCACTGGATGCTGCTGGCCGAAAATGGCCTTTTCAGAGAAAGGGTTAATAAAGTTTCATAGTTATTTTGCTCTGAAGGCTAATTTAAACCATCTCATTCTAAGAAGCAGCAAAATGTTTTTTCAGTCTATAACTACAAGCTAGGACGTTTATGCATAGACTTCTATCAAATCATTCAGCAGCAAATTTATAACCCAACTATCTAAAttattaaaatttattaaatctATAAATATGGTGCATAAAATACTGGGTGTTTCAAAAAGAGGAGAGTAAGAGTTGCAATTTCTGATTTTTGTATGATTTAGAAAATTTTAACTCCACTCTTCGGAAACACACTGTACAAACATATCTACAAATGAGCATATTAAAATATGATTGCCACAACGCCAcgaataatgaaatgattacAGAAGAGAAAGCTGTTTTTTTCCTCCCCTCAACCTTTAGATCTACAGGATCATGAAATAGAGCGTTAAAGCTGACTTATTTTGATTATCAACATAAACATTTGCCTCCAGATATACACTTGAGTATCTAGACCTATTATCTGTGTCATCTTTAAAAATATCTTCGAACAAATTCCATTCGATAGGAATTGAAATGTCTACTTCAGTGTAAATTCTAGTTTTGATCACATTTCCATTGTCTATCTCATCAAAACTATCACTCAAGTGTAAAATGAATTTTCTTTAGAAATTCTTAAACCAATTCACAGatatcaaagaaactttttgaGAAAGAGTTGCAGGATGGAATTCTGATTATCACAAGATGTACCGAACTTAAGTataacaaacaaaaatatcacaATCAATCTCTTTCGTCTCATGGGTTTGAGCATGTCCCCCCAAGACATTCCAATAAAATCTAAAGTACCCAAATAGGTAGAAACATCTGCAGGTTATCATCAAATAATAAAATGTAGTGTCATGACATCAGTCAACTCAATACATTTACAAAACGTCATGATCTTAGACTAGAAGTTCATGACATCTGTTTTGATATCATGTTCGCATCCACAAGCATCATACAACCTTAAGAGAGGCTGGTATGTTGAAAAGACACGATGTAAGTTGCAAACTTCAAGCAAAATAAGGTGTTCTTTTTGGGCCAAACATTTGCTAACCAGAAATCCGCTCACCACAATTACTCACTGTGGCTAGACTAGAATGAGCAGCGCAGTTGCGAGCTACtcaattttcagttgaaattagATTGCTGATAGCACCATAGGGTTCAAGAGGAGACACTCAAACCCATTAAACAATTATTGCTCAACTTCTTAATTGGAAGAATTAAGAAGCGATTTCTTAACAGCATATACTACCACAATTAAAGTACCGAGTCCCAGCGTCCACTTAATCAGCGACCTCTTTCTCTGAGAATTTGGAGTCGTCTTTGGACATTTTGGAGCGTAAGCTGTAATCTTGATATCTTCAGCAGTCAGCGTCTGTGGCCGTAGATGGTATAAAACCTGAAAGAGATATAATTCATATTAATCAAGTGTACTAGCCGTGACCTATCCCTCCTCCTCCCGACCATAAAGCATCCTACCTCATTAGCAGCCCTAATTCCTGATTGGACGGCACCATTGATGAATCCACACCAAACCGTGGCAGACTCCGTACCAGCAAAATGCACCCTGCAGCAGAAAATATCAGTTGATGTACAATTCCAAACAAGATTATAACTAACAGTGCAATACTGAAGTTGATGCACAGGAGTTTGCTATAAAATCTTTTCTCTCTCTTTCACCTGCTAGTGCTATATGTCTTGTAC is drawn from Lineus longissimus chromosome 1, tnLinLong1.2, whole genome shotgun sequence and contains these coding sequences:
- the LOC135491545 gene encoding bone morphogenetic protein 1-like — encoded protein: MQQNIIILVHIYAILLLIGCTEVRDHRSRDLEDALPIADMKFTVEDHHHFYPDEPPPPPGPSLLHNELNMEEEGFIPILEQVREIKVRRLKRAVTALKHRLWPNATVPYIMNSNTTDSVKINIYAAMAHWEEHTCIKFVPRTTEKDYIEFAPGRCGCCSYVGRQTDQGRQFVNISENCGVFGVIVHELGHTIGFWHEHSRPDRDKYIRIIVENIKPGRMENFYKKSDMDIDSLGQPYDYNSIMHYRKTTFTSNGRNTMEPVVERVYIGQRVSLSKGDIVQANLLYNCPKPNCNIEFHESKGNFSSPNYPMYYYKEHTCTWVVHTPKGHSVKLNFQDFQLEKSDNCTFDFIELRLGTSKKGKPLGRLCGVGQPGIIKAWDSMWIHFSSDSSIMLKGFKASFEIAPDDINLGDPLMMADDFEPEGSGSGAGYTKASFDPKSHKFEYETDCHQTLRSQHGTIESPLALAMSPSAVECRWTISAGPEASAIYLKIDHSYSRVEGESCVGIIRKRTKYRKKFNTPDVFDGQGVNLESYEPHPYDCGAPNGDKIQLNTTEAVIMWSSKYHYGFKLSYVIDYNECRMNQSLCDHKCVNTITGYRCVCQSGNRPDKDQIKCLPKRIEYADKCRSTLRDIRGKIHLENTQFEECGFEINLPAHYRIFLTFSQFNIPYTENCTKHFMMVYSGSEHNTKGRYCGTESPGVLTTPNGYIGIRIHVDLQDIPHMPYFTASYIAHQTYDKEACFHRLRGGGNFTSPKFPSKYHSHTLCIWKLTVHGDHVVRLHFNVLDVERTKLCHYDYVEVRDGRRRTSPFIGRFCGKEIPEDVLSTGKHMWVMFISDGSHSGRGFSAEFMPHKLNTTSKTNPDATSHHGNHRNPKKESQEDANNWHLKTNRYEMSTQETSTEESEVTEQTPVTTVTEPVTMVTEAAEVTVTDSKKEGRRRRNRVSKGSTRKVTTVSNEDVTIATGSPGDIVTTESVGDLVEVKETVRDTSHGLQTNSDLTVGIEMAEDTVDETENAHTTDFELLEDRPQSQKKANHIAGSENVGEHVLSTQSTGTIQGQIRKESTVEDVSSGDGSYHVNVKAGFTNTPSPDFVKLISSRSRDSSRVPDRDVVKKKKASKGKGKKRRKGRRRGKATGPKVKEVRERRREGSGTGGDRAHKENDIDQDTNGASSEI